The stretch of DNA GCCAATCTGTTTTTCTAACGTCTCCTCACAAGACTGCACGCCGGGTTCCATGCGGATTGTGTATTTTATCTTTTGCGAGAGCGACCTGTTGATGTCAACGAGAAAGTCAATGAGTTTCTCCTGCGTCCGAGGAATATCTGCCAGTAGTGCTGTAAGGAGGGGGCCATTTTCTTTGATTTCAAGAAAAGGCGTTAGTTCTTCTTTAAGTTGTGCTTCATAGTCAAACGGGTAGTGCTCAGCATTCGATTCGAGGAAAAAATCGAACGGGTTGATAACGGTCATATCCGCCACAAGGTCTACTTCAATAGACAGGGCACGCGTGGGTTCGAGGAAAACGACGCGCGCTTGGTAATTCCCGAACGGGTCTTGCTGCCAGTTGATGAAGTGATTCTCCGGTTCAATCTTGAGCGAGTAGGCTTCAATCGGTGTACGGCAGTGGACTGCAGGTCTCAATCGAAAAACATGTGGAGACAAATTAACAAGCCTGTCGTAACGATAGAGTGATTTGTGGTTGATAGCGACACGGATTGCCATATCTGTCGTGCTCCTTCCTGCAAACTTCCCCTACAATAGCGGCTGTTCCTCAGTAGCAGATTGTCCGTTGACAGGTCGCAAGGCGAAGAAGGTCTTGTGGATATCTTCACCGACTAAGTTGAGCTTGGTTTGGAATGCGTCCAGAAACTCGTGCAAACCGCTGGATAGCACCTGTTTGACTTGGGCGTACGCAAATTCTGCTCGGAGCTGCCCCAACCGCTGCTCTGCTGAATTGGAGAACGTTTCCAACGGGGTTCCAGAGATGGCGTGCAATGATTCTTCTGCCTTGGAGAGACAATAGAGCACTGAGCGCGGAAATTCACGGTCTAACAAGAGAAAAGCAACAACATCGTCTGGGGAGATGAGTCCGTAAGTACGGCGGTACATCTCGAAACCGCTGGCGGAGTGGAGCAAAGCCCCCCACTGAATATCGTCGAATGGGGTGTTCACATCCCAGATAGATGGCAGTAGGATAAAATATTTAACGTCAACGATTCTTGATGTTTTATCAGCACGCTCAATAAGCCGTCCCAATTGACTGAAATGCCATCCTTCGCTATGCGACATGATATTATCTGTTAGTCCCATAAAGAGATGCGATGCGAGTTTGATTTCTCTGAAGAACTCATGCGGTTCTGCCATTGCCCATTTTTCCGAAGTGTTGGTGACTAACAGATAGGCATCGTTTAACTGTTCCCACATCTCCGATGAGATATTTTCCCGTATTGACCGAGCGTTTTCACGCCCAGCCCGCAGGCAAGAGACGATTGAATTCGGATTTTCAGTGTCAAATGCCAGAAATCTAATCACCGCTTCGCGGGAGGCATCGCCGTAGCGTTCAGCAAACACCTCGTCGTCGCCTGTCGTGGCAACGAGCGGTTCCCACTGTGC from Candidatus Poribacteria bacterium encodes:
- a CDS encoding alpha-E domain-containing protein, which translates into the protein MLSRVAESIYWMSRYIERAENVARFVDVNLHLILDMPVGIQAQWEPLVATTGDDEVFAERYGDASREAVIRFLAFDTENPNSIVSCLRAGRENARSIRENISSEMWEQLNDAYLLVTNTSEKWAMAEPHEFFREIKLASHLFMGLTDNIMSHSEGWHFSQLGRLIERADKTSRIVDVKYFILLPSIWDVNTPFDDIQWGALLHSASGFEMYRRTYGLISPDDVVAFLLLDREFPRSVLYCLSKAEESLHAISGTPLETFSNSAEQRLGQLRAEFAYAQVKQVLSSGLHEFLDAFQTKLNLVGEDIHKTFFALRPVNGQSATEEQPLL